A stretch of Chitinophagales bacterium DNA encodes these proteins:
- a CDS encoding response regulator transcription factor, whose protein sequence is MEKRAPPEITVAIVEDWPEFRTNMHSFINESDGFECDFVFGTAEEAIEMLPAIEPNIVLMDISLPGISGIECIRRIKAAIPKTQFLMLTVFDDDENIFDALKAGASGYMLKKNSPEKILEAVEELHNGGSPMSSEIARKVVMSFKNIETLNNELAALSPRENEVLTSLAKGYMYKEIADKCDISIETVKKHCHKIYEKLQVQSKTEAINKFYGKK, encoded by the coding sequence ATGGAAAAAAGAGCACCTCCTGAGATAACTGTTGCTATTGTGGAAGACTGGCCAGAATTTCGGACAAACATGCATTCATTCATTAATGAATCTGATGGCTTTGAATGTGATTTCGTATTTGGCACTGCCGAGGAGGCAATAGAAATGTTGCCGGCAATTGAACCCAACATTGTTTTAATGGATATCAGTTTGCCGGGTATCTCGGGAATTGAATGCATTCGCAGAATAAAGGCTGCCATTCCAAAAACCCAATTCCTGATGCTTACCGTATTTGATGATGATGAAAACATCTTTGATGCACTCAAGGCAGGAGCCTCCGGTTATATGCTGAAAAAAAATTCTCCTGAAAAAATTCTGGAAGCAGTGGAAGAGCTGCATAACGGAGGTTCACCGATGAGTTCAGAAATTGCCAGGAAAGTAGTAATGTCTTTTAAAAATATAGAAACATTAAATAACGAGCTTGCCGCATTATCTCCAAGAGAAAATGAGGTTCTCACTTCACTTGCTAAAGGCTATATGTACAAAGAGATAGCCGACAAATGCGATATCAGTATCGAAACAGTAAAAAAACATTGCCACAAAATTTATGAAAAACTTCAGGTTCAATCAAAAACTGAAGCAATCAATAAATTTTATGGCAAAAAATAG
- a CDS encoding T9SS type A sorting domain-containing protein — MKYSTYLRTAVLLLISIALSTYIYAATIEVMVSDIVFTPANVTVNVGDTIKWTWVEGSHTTTSSVVPTGAAAWDSPINSTVTTFLYPVKVEGAYHYVCTPHASLGMVGQFTAMLALSISPVPTNNEPSVSVVNNPVKDEVSLQFNLQKPLQIEIALYDLLGKKAEILSNEIMKEGEYTMSYRLHDNYRPGIYFLSLRIGELKQTERIVIE, encoded by the coding sequence ATGAAATATTCTACATACTTGAGAACTGCTGTTCTGCTGTTGATCTCAATTGCTCTAAGTACTTATATCTACGCCGCCACTATAGAAGTAATGGTAAGTGATATAGTTTTTACTCCGGCTAATGTAACTGTTAATGTTGGCGACACTATAAAATGGACTTGGGTTGAAGGATCCCATACAACCACTTCATCTGTTGTTCCAACCGGAGCTGCAGCATGGGACTCTCCAATAAATTCCACCGTTACTACTTTTCTATATCCTGTTAAGGTAGAAGGTGCATATCATTACGTTTGCACACCTCACGCCTCATTAGGTATGGTAGGTCAGTTTACGGCAATGCTTGCACTGTCTATTTCCCCGGTGCCTACTAATAATGAACCATCCGTTTCGGTGGTAAATAACCCGGTTAAGGATGAAGTATCCCTGCAGTTTAATTTACAAAAGCCATTGCAAATTGAAATTGCACTATATGATTTATTAGGGAAAAAAGCAGAAATACTTTCTAATGAAATCATGAAAGAAGGAGAGTACACTATGTCCTATCGCCTTCACGACAATTATCGCCCGGGAATATACTTTCTGTCACTAAGAATTGGTGAATTGAAACAAACCGAAAGAATTGTTATAGAATAG
- the meaB gene encoding methylmalonyl Co-A mutase-associated GTPase MeaB has translation MDDISLLISQLQQGDAKSLARAITIVENDLKQSRQLLERLIPDNNIPLIGITGPPGAGKSSLVNALITDLLKKNVRIGIVAVDPSSPFNFGSLLGDRIRFTAHFNHPNLFIRSLAARGSVGGLSDKILEVTDVMKSAAFDYIFIETVGVGQSEVEIAALADTTVVVLNPESGDEVQTMKAGLLEIADIFVVNKSDQPGADRLVKNLTLLTSSKKEMDRQVPVTKTCATAHEGINELQHEIDSHSDKALSNKRRPYLMAEKIWRIIQKEKMKGINKEELIKDLIKALNDKNFNLYQYAKKYYEGLNK, from the coding sequence ATGGATGATATTTCACTGCTTATTTCCCAACTACAGCAGGGCGATGCAAAATCACTTGCACGTGCAATCACAATAGTAGAAAATGATCTTAAGCAGAGCAGGCAGCTGCTGGAAAGATTAATTCCGGATAATAATATTCCTTTAATAGGTATCACCGGCCCGCCAGGAGCTGGTAAAAGCTCACTTGTAAATGCGCTGATAACGGATCTATTAAAAAAAAACGTGCGTATTGGCATAGTTGCAGTAGATCCTAGTTCCCCTTTTAATTTCGGTTCATTGCTTGGTGATCGCATACGGTTTACGGCGCATTTTAATCATCCAAATCTCTTTATTCGTTCTCTGGCCGCCAGGGGATCAGTAGGCGGACTTTCTGATAAAATACTGGAGGTAACAGATGTAATGAAAAGTGCAGCCTTTGACTATATCTTTATTGAAACAGTAGGAGTAGGGCAATCAGAAGTAGAAATAGCTGCATTGGCAGATACTACCGTGGTAGTTTTAAATCCCGAATCAGGAGATGAAGTCCAGACCATGAAGGCTGGCCTTCTGGAAATTGCAGATATTTTTGTTGTGAATAAAAGTGATCAGCCGGGTGCCGACCGCCTGGTAAAAAATTTAACCCTACTCACTTCATCAAAAAAAGAAATGGACCGCCAGGTACCCGTTACAAAAACCTGTGCCACCGCCCATGAAGGTATAAATGAATTGCAGCATGAAATCGACAGCCACAGTGATAAAGCATTATCCAATAAAAGAAGACCTTACCTGATGGCTGAAAAAATCTGGCGGATCATTCAAAAAGAAAAAATGAAAGGAATAAATAAAGAGGAATTGATAAAAGATTTAATAAAAGCATTAAACGATAAAAATTTTAACTTATACCAGTACGCAAAAAAATATTATGAAGGCTTAAACAAATAG
- a CDS encoding zf-HC2 domain-containing protein: MPKKWGIKKIADAMGFSTKKEDNCKETLKRVILSLDGELTEEEEKNFLQHINTCSHCLEKYNIEKCFKEFLTQKLKRHTAPIQIADKIRAHIVGRFPRQ, encoded by the coding sequence ATGCCAAAAAAATGGGGTATAAAGAAAATCGCTGATGCCATGGGATTTTCTACAAAAAAAGAAGACAATTGTAAGGAAACCTTGAAGCGGGTAATATTATCTCTTGATGGTGAACTAACTGAGGAAGAGGAGAAGAACTTTCTTCAGCATATTAATACCTGTTCACATTGTCTGGAAAAATATAATATCGAGAAATGCTTTAAGGAATTTCTTACTCAAAAGCTCAAACGCCATACTGCTCCTATACAAATAGCTGATAAAATCAGGGCTCATATCGTGGGCCGTTTTCCCCGCCAGTAA
- a CDS encoding sigma-70 family RNA polymerase sigma factor: MPQMDALYNFAFHLTYNEEDANDLVQDTFLKAYRFIDSYERGTNAKAWLFKILKNGFINEYRRKTRQPNEVDYEDFLTYQETDESADIGELDLRDELFKGLIGDEVTKAINDLPVDFRTVILLCDVEGFTYEEIAKIIDIPVGTVRSRLHRARNLMKEKLRGYAKKMGYKENR; the protein is encoded by the coding sequence ATGCCTCAAATGGATGCCCTCTATAATTTTGCTTTTCATCTTACCTATAACGAGGAGGACGCCAATGACCTGGTGCAGGATACATTCCTGAAGGCATATCGTTTTATAGATTCTTACGAACGTGGAACGAATGCAAAGGCATGGTTGTTTAAAATTCTCAAGAACGGATTTATTAATGAGTATCGCCGTAAAACCCGCCAACCCAATGAAGTTGATTACGAAGATTTTCTTACCTATCAGGAAACAGATGAATCTGCAGATATTGGTGAACTGGATTTGCGTGATGAACTATTTAAAGGTCTTATCGGCGATGAGGTAACCAAGGCTATTAACGATCTGCCGGTCGATTTCAGAACCGTGATTTTGCTTTGTGATGTGGAAGGATTTACCTATGAAGAGATTGCAAAAATCATTGATATACCGGTGGGTACGGTGCGCTCACGCCTGCACCGGGCCCGAAACCTAATGAAAGAAAAATTAAGGGGCTATGCCAAAAAAATGGGGTATAAAGAAAATCGCTGA
- a CDS encoding ASPIC/UnbV domain-containing protein produces MHEISSQSRYCSEDMLNVHFELGDASIIDSMSIEWPSGIIDQ; encoded by the coding sequence ATGCATGAAATATCTTCACAAAGTCGCTATTGCAGCGAAGATATGCTGAACGTTCATTTCGAATTAGGAGATGCTTCTATAATTGACAGCATGAGCATTGAATGGCCTTCAGGGATAATAGATCAGTAA